In one Rutidosis leptorrhynchoides isolate AG116_Rl617_1_P2 chromosome 8, CSIRO_AGI_Rlap_v1, whole genome shotgun sequence genomic region, the following are encoded:
- the LOC139863079 gene encoding DNA mismatch repair protein MLH3 isoform X3, with protein sequence MRSIKLLPESVRSSMRSGIILFDLTRVVEELVFNSLDAGATKVIVAVGVGTSYIKVTDNGSGITRDGLVLLGERYATSKFEQLDGMKTVPESFGFRGEALSSISDVSLLEVVTKAHGMPNGYRKVIKGCKCLYLGIDDDRQDFGTTVVVRDLFYNQPVKRRHLQSSPKKVLHYVKECLLRIALVHLGTSFKLVDIESGLDVISLYPSSSPLPVLAKGFGVEVSQSLSKLDESDGKLKLSGYISGPYEDFSVKAFQYFYINSRYISRGPIHKLLNQLADTHWCSDLVKADCRSQCGKRARAQASPTYILNLTCPRAHYDLSFEPAKTCVEFKNWDPIFSFIKKAVSCFWSQGTHLFEQDAIWNEDDTLSTEYDLPNNYGLPKERCITRSEEQKLTPFNRYQRNNVQSEGYENVVDFDFLPNSSLNFSVAMADNLELKSKCSVELSDELMDHHSNSKWKLSDAQCSKNNRSLVKKPSTVRFHFDDAENTDDDVMRPFLRSCSSRMHVSSVSRSTKGDDHVSFHFDDAENTDDDDVMRPFLRSCSSRMHSSPVVRSTKGDDHVSFQDKSFKNWLNRDDKVDNEESDCNLQVSEPWLDDSITVWSPPKNSSLRFEGSFDSILTNRLTSPVASNKYSKSIHRSSKRDWSKFSEKMLDEPLTDDAVSTRYSKRHRDDEFDPFAYKEWETDIFNLNNMRNSSSLEDFSFLKGQKNINNSQPYETEWARSPVAAVHHMPSLSYTDRGMSKGAQCEFREKRRIRSSSAPPFYKEKNKIVALNSWMTVNSGKSNHKTSNDIPTLQETKSPGVDHLASEEGPESDFLSMSRHEKQDILDAAEMTVHETERPHFLDVYNSDSDFTFKDNLGALDIGGKWRNGCPSTSSIQTSNDLVNQDSILDISSGLLHLSDDSLLPKSMSKKCMAECKVLHQVDKKFIPVVGDGILAVIDQHAADERIRLEDLREKVFSGENKTITYLDAEQELVLPEIGYQLLNNYSDQIQKWGWICNFHAKSSVSFKKNLNFLNNQPSVATLIAVPCILGVNLTDVDLLEFLQQLADTDGSSVIPPAVLRVLNFKACRGAIMFGDALLPSECSLIVEELKQTSMCFQLLYFMHWKI encoded by the exons ATGAGGAGCATCAAGTTATTGCCGGAATCTGTTCGCAGTTCTATGCGTTCGGGCATTATTTTGTTTGACTTGACTAGGGTTGTAGAAGAATTGGTATTCAACAGTCTTGATGCTGGTGCTACCAAG GTGATTGTAGCCGTAGGTGTTGGGACAAGCTACATTAAAGTTACAGACAATG GTTCTGGTATCACACGGGATGGATTGGTGTTACTTGGAGAAAGATATG CAACATCTAAGTTTGAGCAGCTGGATGGTATGAAAACTGTTCCAGAAAGCTTTGGCTTTCGTGGAGAAGCACTAAGCTCAATTTCTGATGTTTCTTTGTTGGAAGTTGTTACCAAGGCACATGGCATGCCTAATGGTTACCGCAAAGTCATAAAG GGTTGTAAATGCTTGTATCTAGGAATTGACGATGATAGACAAGACTTCGGCACAACAG ttgttgttcGTGATTTGTTCTACAACCAACCAGTTAAAAGGAGGCATTTACAGTCCAG CCCCAAAAAGGTTCTGCACTATGTTAAAGAATGCTTACTCAGAATCGCTCTTGTCCACCTGGGAACCAGCTTCAAATTGGTTGATATTGAGAG CGGTCTTGATGTTATTAGCTTGTATCCTTCATCTTCTCCTTTACCCGTTTTGGCAAAGGGTTTTGGAGTTGAGGTTTCTCAGTCTCTAAGTAAATTGGATGAATCTGATGGCAAATTAAAGCTCTCTGGCTACATATCTGGCCCTTatgaagatttttctgtaaag GCCTTCCAGTATTTCT ATATAAATTCAAGATATATATCCAGAGGTCCAATACACAAGTTGCTGAATCAGTTGGCTGACACACATTGGTGTTCAGATTTGGTGAAGGCTGACTGTAGGTCCCAATGTGGAAAGCGTGCCAGGGCTCAGGCATCTCCGACCTACATATTGAATTTGACTTGCCCCCGAGCTCATTATGATTTAAGTTTTGAACCTGCAAAGACATGTGTTGAATTCAAG AATTGGGATCCTATATTCAGTTTTATCAAGAAAGCAGTTTCATGCTTTTGGAGCCAAG GTACTCACTTGTTCGAACAAGATGCTATCTGGAATGAAGATGACACTCTCTCCACCGAATATG ATCTCCCGAATAACTATGGACTTCCAAAGGAAAGGTGCATCACACGATCCGAAGAACAAAAGCTTACACCATTTAACCGCTATCAAAGAAATAATGTACAATCTGAAGGCTATGAAAAcgtggttgactttgactttctgcCTAACAGTTCGTTAAACTTTAGTGTAGCAATGGCAGATAATTTAGAACTTAAGAGCAAGTGTAGTGTGGAGCTGTCTGATGAACTAATGGACCATCATTCAAATTCCAAATGGAAGCTGTCTGATGCTCAGTGTAGTAAAAACAACAGATCACTAGTGAAAAAACCTTCTACAGTTCGTTTTCATTTTGATGATGCAGAGAACACTGATGATGATGTCATGAGGCCATTTCTGAGAAGTTGCTCCTCTCGCATGCATGTGTCCTCTGTTTCTAGAAGCACAAAAGGTGATGAtcatgtcagttttcattttgatgATGCAGAGAacactgatgatgatgatgtcatgagGCCGTTTTTGAGAAGTTGCTCCTCTCGCATGCATTCGTCCCCTGTTGTTAGAAGCACAAAAGGTGATGATCATGTCAGTTTTCAAGATAAAAGTTTTAAGAATTGGCTTAACAGGGATGATAAGGTTGATAATGAAGAATCTGATTGTAACCTTCAAGTTTCTGAACCATGGCTGGATGATTCTATAACTGTTTGGTCTCCTCCTAAGAACTCTTCTCTTAGATTTGAAGGGTCATTTGATTCAATTTTGACCAATCGTTTGACCAGTCCAGTTGCATCAAATAAATATTCCAAGTCAATTCACCGGTCTTCTAAACGTGACTGGTCTAAATTTAGTGAAAAAATGCTTGATGAACCTCTAACTGATGATGCCGTGTCTACAAGATACTCGAAACGCCATAGAGACGATGAATTTGACCCTTTTGCGTACAAAGAATGGGAAACTGATATCTTTAACCTTAATAACATGAGAAATAGTTCTTCATTGGAGGATTTCTCATTTCTCAAGGGGCAAAAGAATATCAACAACTCACAACCATATGAAACAGAGTGGGCACGTTCTCCTGTAGCTGCAGTGCACCACATGCCTTCGTTATCTTATACTGATAGGGGAATGAGCAAAGGAGCTCAATGTGAATTTCGGGAGAAGCGGCGAATAAGAAGTTCTTCGGCCCCACCATTTTACAAAGAGAAGAACAAAATTGTTGCTCTAAATAGTTGGATGACTGTTAACTCAGGGAAGTCCAATCACAAGACATCTAATGATATCCCTACTTTGCAAG AAACTAAATCTCCAGGTGTTGATCATTTGGCTTCGGAGGAAGGTCCTGAAAGTGACTTTCTGTCTATGTCTAG ACACGAAAAACAGGACATCCTTGATGCTGCTGAGATGACAGTTCATGAAACGGAGAGGCCCCATTTCCTTGATGTATACAATTCAGATTCAG actTCACCTTTAAGGATAATCTAGGTGCATTAGACATTGGGGGAAAATGGCGGAATGGCTGTCCTTCAACTTCA AGTATACAGACGTCTAATGATCTCGTAAATCAGGACAGTATACTCGACATATCATCTGGGCTATTGCACCTCTCTGATGATTCTTTGTTACCCAAGTCTATGAGTAAGAAATGCATGGCAGAATGTAAAGTCCTTCATCAAGTCGACAAGAAATTCATTCCGGTTGTGGGTGACGGAATACTCGCCGttattgatcaa CACGCTGCAGATGAACGAATACGCCTTGAAGATTTGCGAGAAAAG GTTTTTTCTGGAGAAAATAAAACAATCACCTATCTGGATGCAGAGCAGGAACTG GTTTTACCTGAGATTGGGTATCAGTTATTGAACAACTATTCTGATCAAATCCAGAAATGGGGCTGGATTTGTAACTTTCATGCCAAGAGTTCAGTGTCCTTCAAAAA GAATTTGAATTTCTTGAACAACCAGCCATCAGTTGCGACACTAATTGCC GTGCCTTGTATTTTGGGTGTCAATTTAACTGATGTGGACCTCCTGGAATTTCTACAACAG CTTGCTGATACTGATGGATCATCAGTTATACCTCCAGCAGTTCTTCGTGTTCTAAATTTTAAAGCCTGCAGGG GTGCAATCATGTTTGGGGACGCTCTGCTCCCTTCAGAATGTTCTCTTATTGTGGAAGAGCTTAAGCAAACTTCAATGTGTTTTCAG TTATTGTATTTTATGCATTGGAAAATATGA
- the LOC139863079 gene encoding DNA mismatch repair protein MLH3 isoform X1: MRSIKLLPESVRSSMRSGIILFDLTRVVEELVFNSLDAGATKVIVAVGVGTSYIKVTDNGSGITRDGLVLLGERYATSKFEQLDGMKTVPESFGFRGEALSSISDVSLLEVVTKAHGMPNGYRKVIKGCKCLYLGIDDDRQDFGTTVVVRDLFYNQPVKRRHLQSSPKKVLHYVKECLLRIALVHLGTSFKLVDIESGLDVISLYPSSSPLPVLAKGFGVEVSQSLSKLDESDGKLKLSGYISGPYEDFSVKAFQYFYINSRYISRGPIHKLLNQLADTHWCSDLVKADCRSQCGKRARAQASPTYILNLTCPRAHYDLSFEPAKTCVEFKNWDPIFSFIKKAVSCFWSQGTHLFEQDAIWNEDDTLSTEYDLPNNYGLPKERCITRSEEQKLTPFNRYQRNNVQSEGYENVVDFDFLPNSSLNFSVAMADNLELKSKCSVELSDELMDHHSNSKWKLSDAQCSKNNRSLVKKPSTVRFHFDDAENTDDDVMRPFLRSCSSRMHVSSVSRSTKGDDHVSFHFDDAENTDDDDVMRPFLRSCSSRMHSSPVVRSTKGDDHVSFQDKSFKNWLNRDDKVDNEESDCNLQVSEPWLDDSITVWSPPKNSSLRFEGSFDSILTNRLTSPVASNKYSKSIHRSSKRDWSKFSEKMLDEPLTDDAVSTRYSKRHRDDEFDPFAYKEWETDIFNLNNMRNSSSLEDFSFLKGQKNINNSQPYETEWARSPVAAVHHMPSLSYTDRGMSKGAQCEFREKRRIRSSSAPPFYKEKNKIVALNSWMTVNSGKSNHKTSNDIPTLQETKSPGVDHLASEEGPESDFLSMSRHEKQDILDAAEMTVHETERPHFLDVYNSDSDFTFKDNLGALDIGGKWRNGCPSTSSIQTSNDLVNQDSILDISSGLLHLSDDSLLPKSMSKKCMAECKVLHQVDKKFIPVVGDGILAVIDQHAADERIRLEDLREKVFSGENKTITYLDAEQELVLSNIYIYISVMMSIFVLIRLFTYLTQVLPEIGYQLLNNYSDQIQKWGWICNFHAKSSVSFKKNLNFLNNQPSVATLIAVPCILGVNLTDVDLLEFLQQLADTDGSSVIPPAVLRVLNFKACRGAIMFGDALLPSECSLIVEELKQTSMCFQCAHGRPTTAPLVNLVVLHKQIAKLGNWSHGSSGPWHGLSRHKPSLERSAQRLSSEGR, encoded by the exons ATGAGGAGCATCAAGTTATTGCCGGAATCTGTTCGCAGTTCTATGCGTTCGGGCATTATTTTGTTTGACTTGACTAGGGTTGTAGAAGAATTGGTATTCAACAGTCTTGATGCTGGTGCTACCAAG GTGATTGTAGCCGTAGGTGTTGGGACAAGCTACATTAAAGTTACAGACAATG GTTCTGGTATCACACGGGATGGATTGGTGTTACTTGGAGAAAGATATG CAACATCTAAGTTTGAGCAGCTGGATGGTATGAAAACTGTTCCAGAAAGCTTTGGCTTTCGTGGAGAAGCACTAAGCTCAATTTCTGATGTTTCTTTGTTGGAAGTTGTTACCAAGGCACATGGCATGCCTAATGGTTACCGCAAAGTCATAAAG GGTTGTAAATGCTTGTATCTAGGAATTGACGATGATAGACAAGACTTCGGCACAACAG ttgttgttcGTGATTTGTTCTACAACCAACCAGTTAAAAGGAGGCATTTACAGTCCAG CCCCAAAAAGGTTCTGCACTATGTTAAAGAATGCTTACTCAGAATCGCTCTTGTCCACCTGGGAACCAGCTTCAAATTGGTTGATATTGAGAG CGGTCTTGATGTTATTAGCTTGTATCCTTCATCTTCTCCTTTACCCGTTTTGGCAAAGGGTTTTGGAGTTGAGGTTTCTCAGTCTCTAAGTAAATTGGATGAATCTGATGGCAAATTAAAGCTCTCTGGCTACATATCTGGCCCTTatgaagatttttctgtaaag GCCTTCCAGTATTTCT ATATAAATTCAAGATATATATCCAGAGGTCCAATACACAAGTTGCTGAATCAGTTGGCTGACACACATTGGTGTTCAGATTTGGTGAAGGCTGACTGTAGGTCCCAATGTGGAAAGCGTGCCAGGGCTCAGGCATCTCCGACCTACATATTGAATTTGACTTGCCCCCGAGCTCATTATGATTTAAGTTTTGAACCTGCAAAGACATGTGTTGAATTCAAG AATTGGGATCCTATATTCAGTTTTATCAAGAAAGCAGTTTCATGCTTTTGGAGCCAAG GTACTCACTTGTTCGAACAAGATGCTATCTGGAATGAAGATGACACTCTCTCCACCGAATATG ATCTCCCGAATAACTATGGACTTCCAAAGGAAAGGTGCATCACACGATCCGAAGAACAAAAGCTTACACCATTTAACCGCTATCAAAGAAATAATGTACAATCTGAAGGCTATGAAAAcgtggttgactttgactttctgcCTAACAGTTCGTTAAACTTTAGTGTAGCAATGGCAGATAATTTAGAACTTAAGAGCAAGTGTAGTGTGGAGCTGTCTGATGAACTAATGGACCATCATTCAAATTCCAAATGGAAGCTGTCTGATGCTCAGTGTAGTAAAAACAACAGATCACTAGTGAAAAAACCTTCTACAGTTCGTTTTCATTTTGATGATGCAGAGAACACTGATGATGATGTCATGAGGCCATTTCTGAGAAGTTGCTCCTCTCGCATGCATGTGTCCTCTGTTTCTAGAAGCACAAAAGGTGATGAtcatgtcagttttcattttgatgATGCAGAGAacactgatgatgatgatgtcatgagGCCGTTTTTGAGAAGTTGCTCCTCTCGCATGCATTCGTCCCCTGTTGTTAGAAGCACAAAAGGTGATGATCATGTCAGTTTTCAAGATAAAAGTTTTAAGAATTGGCTTAACAGGGATGATAAGGTTGATAATGAAGAATCTGATTGTAACCTTCAAGTTTCTGAACCATGGCTGGATGATTCTATAACTGTTTGGTCTCCTCCTAAGAACTCTTCTCTTAGATTTGAAGGGTCATTTGATTCAATTTTGACCAATCGTTTGACCAGTCCAGTTGCATCAAATAAATATTCCAAGTCAATTCACCGGTCTTCTAAACGTGACTGGTCTAAATTTAGTGAAAAAATGCTTGATGAACCTCTAACTGATGATGCCGTGTCTACAAGATACTCGAAACGCCATAGAGACGATGAATTTGACCCTTTTGCGTACAAAGAATGGGAAACTGATATCTTTAACCTTAATAACATGAGAAATAGTTCTTCATTGGAGGATTTCTCATTTCTCAAGGGGCAAAAGAATATCAACAACTCACAACCATATGAAACAGAGTGGGCACGTTCTCCTGTAGCTGCAGTGCACCACATGCCTTCGTTATCTTATACTGATAGGGGAATGAGCAAAGGAGCTCAATGTGAATTTCGGGAGAAGCGGCGAATAAGAAGTTCTTCGGCCCCACCATTTTACAAAGAGAAGAACAAAATTGTTGCTCTAAATAGTTGGATGACTGTTAACTCAGGGAAGTCCAATCACAAGACATCTAATGATATCCCTACTTTGCAAG AAACTAAATCTCCAGGTGTTGATCATTTGGCTTCGGAGGAAGGTCCTGAAAGTGACTTTCTGTCTATGTCTAG ACACGAAAAACAGGACATCCTTGATGCTGCTGAGATGACAGTTCATGAAACGGAGAGGCCCCATTTCCTTGATGTATACAATTCAGATTCAG actTCACCTTTAAGGATAATCTAGGTGCATTAGACATTGGGGGAAAATGGCGGAATGGCTGTCCTTCAACTTCA AGTATACAGACGTCTAATGATCTCGTAAATCAGGACAGTATACTCGACATATCATCTGGGCTATTGCACCTCTCTGATGATTCTTTGTTACCCAAGTCTATGAGTAAGAAATGCATGGCAGAATGTAAAGTCCTTCATCAAGTCGACAAGAAATTCATTCCGGTTGTGGGTGACGGAATACTCGCCGttattgatcaa CACGCTGCAGATGAACGAATACGCCTTGAAGATTTGCGAGAAAAG GTTTTTTCTGGAGAAAATAAAACAATCACCTATCTGGATGCAGAGCAGGAACTGGTATTatctaatatctatatctatatttcagTTATGATGTCTATTTTTGTGTTAATTCGATTATTTACATATTTGACACAGGTTTTACCTGAGATTGGGTATCAGTTATTGAACAACTATTCTGATCAAATCCAGAAATGGGGCTGGATTTGTAACTTTCATGCCAAGAGTTCAGTGTCCTTCAAAAA GAATTTGAATTTCTTGAACAACCAGCCATCAGTTGCGACACTAATTGCC GTGCCTTGTATTTTGGGTGTCAATTTAACTGATGTGGACCTCCTGGAATTTCTACAACAG CTTGCTGATACTGATGGATCATCAGTTATACCTCCAGCAGTTCTTCGTGTTCTAAATTTTAAAGCCTGCAGGG GTGCAATCATGTTTGGGGACGCTCTGCTCCCTTCAGAATGTTCTCTTATTGTGGAAGAGCTTAAGCAAACTTCAATGTGTTTTCAG TGTGCACATGGACGGCCAACAACTGCGCCCTTGGTCAACCTAGTGGTCTTGCATAAACAAATTGCTAAGCTTGGAAATTGGAGCCATGGTTCGTCTGGACCATGGCATGGACTCAGCCGACACAAACCTAGTCTCGAGCGTTCAGCTCAAAGGTTAAGTTCAGAAGGAAGGTAA
- the LOC139863079 gene encoding DNA mismatch repair protein MLH3 isoform X2, with product MRSIKLLPESVRSSMRSGIILFDLTRVVEELVFNSLDAGATKVIVAVGVGTSYIKVTDNGSGITRDGLVLLGERYATSKFEQLDGMKTVPESFGFRGEALSSISDVSLLEVVTKAHGMPNGYRKVIKGCKCLYLGIDDDRQDFGTTVVVRDLFYNQPVKRRHLQSSPKKVLHYVKECLLRIALVHLGTSFKLVDIESGLDVISLYPSSSPLPVLAKGFGVEVSQSLSKLDESDGKLKLSGYISGPYEDFSVKAFQYFYINSRYISRGPIHKLLNQLADTHWCSDLVKADCRSQCGKRARAQASPTYILNLTCPRAHYDLSFEPAKTCVEFKNWDPIFSFIKKAVSCFWSQGTHLFEQDAIWNEDDTLSTEYDLPNNYGLPKERCITRSEEQKLTPFNRYQRNNVQSEGYENVVDFDFLPNSSLNFSVAMADNLELKSKCSVELSDELMDHHSNSKWKLSDAQCSKNNRSLVKKPSTVRFHFDDAENTDDDVMRPFLRSCSSRMHVSSVSRSTKGDDHVSFHFDDAENTDDDDVMRPFLRSCSSRMHSSPVVRSTKGDDHVSFQDKSFKNWLNRDDKVDNEESDCNLQVSEPWLDDSITVWSPPKNSSLRFEGSFDSILTNRLTSPVASNKYSKSIHRSSKRDWSKFSEKMLDEPLTDDAVSTRYSKRHRDDEFDPFAYKEWETDIFNLNNMRNSSSLEDFSFLKGQKNINNSQPYETEWARSPVAAVHHMPSLSYTDRGMSKGAQCEFREKRRIRSSSAPPFYKEKNKIVALNSWMTVNSGKSNHKTSNDIPTLQETKSPGVDHLASEEGPESDFLSMSRHEKQDILDAAEMTVHETERPHFLDVYNSDSDFTFKDNLGALDIGGKWRNGCPSTSSIQTSNDLVNQDSILDISSGLLHLSDDSLLPKSMSKKCMAECKVLHQVDKKFIPVVGDGILAVIDQHAADERIRLEDLREKVFSGENKTITYLDAEQELVLPEIGYQLLNNYSDQIQKWGWICNFHAKSSVSFKKNLNFLNNQPSVATLIAVPCILGVNLTDVDLLEFLQQLADTDGSSVIPPAVLRVLNFKACRGAIMFGDALLPSECSLIVEELKQTSMCFQCAHGRPTTAPLVNLVVLHKQIAKLGNWSHGSSGPWHGLSRHKPSLERSAQRLSSEGR from the exons ATGAGGAGCATCAAGTTATTGCCGGAATCTGTTCGCAGTTCTATGCGTTCGGGCATTATTTTGTTTGACTTGACTAGGGTTGTAGAAGAATTGGTATTCAACAGTCTTGATGCTGGTGCTACCAAG GTGATTGTAGCCGTAGGTGTTGGGACAAGCTACATTAAAGTTACAGACAATG GTTCTGGTATCACACGGGATGGATTGGTGTTACTTGGAGAAAGATATG CAACATCTAAGTTTGAGCAGCTGGATGGTATGAAAACTGTTCCAGAAAGCTTTGGCTTTCGTGGAGAAGCACTAAGCTCAATTTCTGATGTTTCTTTGTTGGAAGTTGTTACCAAGGCACATGGCATGCCTAATGGTTACCGCAAAGTCATAAAG GGTTGTAAATGCTTGTATCTAGGAATTGACGATGATAGACAAGACTTCGGCACAACAG ttgttgttcGTGATTTGTTCTACAACCAACCAGTTAAAAGGAGGCATTTACAGTCCAG CCCCAAAAAGGTTCTGCACTATGTTAAAGAATGCTTACTCAGAATCGCTCTTGTCCACCTGGGAACCAGCTTCAAATTGGTTGATATTGAGAG CGGTCTTGATGTTATTAGCTTGTATCCTTCATCTTCTCCTTTACCCGTTTTGGCAAAGGGTTTTGGAGTTGAGGTTTCTCAGTCTCTAAGTAAATTGGATGAATCTGATGGCAAATTAAAGCTCTCTGGCTACATATCTGGCCCTTatgaagatttttctgtaaag GCCTTCCAGTATTTCT ATATAAATTCAAGATATATATCCAGAGGTCCAATACACAAGTTGCTGAATCAGTTGGCTGACACACATTGGTGTTCAGATTTGGTGAAGGCTGACTGTAGGTCCCAATGTGGAAAGCGTGCCAGGGCTCAGGCATCTCCGACCTACATATTGAATTTGACTTGCCCCCGAGCTCATTATGATTTAAGTTTTGAACCTGCAAAGACATGTGTTGAATTCAAG AATTGGGATCCTATATTCAGTTTTATCAAGAAAGCAGTTTCATGCTTTTGGAGCCAAG GTACTCACTTGTTCGAACAAGATGCTATCTGGAATGAAGATGACACTCTCTCCACCGAATATG ATCTCCCGAATAACTATGGACTTCCAAAGGAAAGGTGCATCACACGATCCGAAGAACAAAAGCTTACACCATTTAACCGCTATCAAAGAAATAATGTACAATCTGAAGGCTATGAAAAcgtggttgactttgactttctgcCTAACAGTTCGTTAAACTTTAGTGTAGCAATGGCAGATAATTTAGAACTTAAGAGCAAGTGTAGTGTGGAGCTGTCTGATGAACTAATGGACCATCATTCAAATTCCAAATGGAAGCTGTCTGATGCTCAGTGTAGTAAAAACAACAGATCACTAGTGAAAAAACCTTCTACAGTTCGTTTTCATTTTGATGATGCAGAGAACACTGATGATGATGTCATGAGGCCATTTCTGAGAAGTTGCTCCTCTCGCATGCATGTGTCCTCTGTTTCTAGAAGCACAAAAGGTGATGAtcatgtcagttttcattttgatgATGCAGAGAacactgatgatgatgatgtcatgagGCCGTTTTTGAGAAGTTGCTCCTCTCGCATGCATTCGTCCCCTGTTGTTAGAAGCACAAAAGGTGATGATCATGTCAGTTTTCAAGATAAAAGTTTTAAGAATTGGCTTAACAGGGATGATAAGGTTGATAATGAAGAATCTGATTGTAACCTTCAAGTTTCTGAACCATGGCTGGATGATTCTATAACTGTTTGGTCTCCTCCTAAGAACTCTTCTCTTAGATTTGAAGGGTCATTTGATTCAATTTTGACCAATCGTTTGACCAGTCCAGTTGCATCAAATAAATATTCCAAGTCAATTCACCGGTCTTCTAAACGTGACTGGTCTAAATTTAGTGAAAAAATGCTTGATGAACCTCTAACTGATGATGCCGTGTCTACAAGATACTCGAAACGCCATAGAGACGATGAATTTGACCCTTTTGCGTACAAAGAATGGGAAACTGATATCTTTAACCTTAATAACATGAGAAATAGTTCTTCATTGGAGGATTTCTCATTTCTCAAGGGGCAAAAGAATATCAACAACTCACAACCATATGAAACAGAGTGGGCACGTTCTCCTGTAGCTGCAGTGCACCACATGCCTTCGTTATCTTATACTGATAGGGGAATGAGCAAAGGAGCTCAATGTGAATTTCGGGAGAAGCGGCGAATAAGAAGTTCTTCGGCCCCACCATTTTACAAAGAGAAGAACAAAATTGTTGCTCTAAATAGTTGGATGACTGTTAACTCAGGGAAGTCCAATCACAAGACATCTAATGATATCCCTACTTTGCAAG AAACTAAATCTCCAGGTGTTGATCATTTGGCTTCGGAGGAAGGTCCTGAAAGTGACTTTCTGTCTATGTCTAG ACACGAAAAACAGGACATCCTTGATGCTGCTGAGATGACAGTTCATGAAACGGAGAGGCCCCATTTCCTTGATGTATACAATTCAGATTCAG actTCACCTTTAAGGATAATCTAGGTGCATTAGACATTGGGGGAAAATGGCGGAATGGCTGTCCTTCAACTTCA AGTATACAGACGTCTAATGATCTCGTAAATCAGGACAGTATACTCGACATATCATCTGGGCTATTGCACCTCTCTGATGATTCTTTGTTACCCAAGTCTATGAGTAAGAAATGCATGGCAGAATGTAAAGTCCTTCATCAAGTCGACAAGAAATTCATTCCGGTTGTGGGTGACGGAATACTCGCCGttattgatcaa CACGCTGCAGATGAACGAATACGCCTTGAAGATTTGCGAGAAAAG GTTTTTTCTGGAGAAAATAAAACAATCACCTATCTGGATGCAGAGCAGGAACTG GTTTTACCTGAGATTGGGTATCAGTTATTGAACAACTATTCTGATCAAATCCAGAAATGGGGCTGGATTTGTAACTTTCATGCCAAGAGTTCAGTGTCCTTCAAAAA GAATTTGAATTTCTTGAACAACCAGCCATCAGTTGCGACACTAATTGCC GTGCCTTGTATTTTGGGTGTCAATTTAACTGATGTGGACCTCCTGGAATTTCTACAACAG CTTGCTGATACTGATGGATCATCAGTTATACCTCCAGCAGTTCTTCGTGTTCTAAATTTTAAAGCCTGCAGGG GTGCAATCATGTTTGGGGACGCTCTGCTCCCTTCAGAATGTTCTCTTATTGTGGAAGAGCTTAAGCAAACTTCAATGTGTTTTCAG TGTGCACATGGACGGCCAACAACTGCGCCCTTGGTCAACCTAGTGGTCTTGCATAAACAAATTGCTAAGCTTGGAAATTGGAGCCATGGTTCGTCTGGACCATGGCATGGACTCAGCCGACACAAACCTAGTCTCGAGCGTTCAGCTCAAAGGTTAAGTTCAGAAGGAAGGTAA